From a single Nothobranchius furzeri strain GRZ-AD chromosome 9, NfurGRZ-RIMD1, whole genome shotgun sequence genomic region:
- the LOC139071862 gene encoding putative nuclease HARBI1, giving the protein MPRSTVHDIIHRVTEDVVAILHQVMHLPKTPEEMEVVSRGIGGLAHHRAFRKAVGAIDGCHIWIKAPSGPDGQCYRNRKLFPSIILQAVCDHQACFIDAYVGWPGSVHDSRVLRHSPLHRQSAYPPHGHFILADGGHPCLQHPLPLITLYKWVVQQPSFQGTLHHRACFWNDEGQVQGHLPESAGGAPHLCTSCNGKWSVFDIAPSRVLEPLKALYNTTSHSHTFTHWWG; this is encoded by the coding sequence ATGCCTCGCTCAACGGTCCACGACATCATCCATCGAGTCACAGAGGACGTGGTCGCAATTCTCCATCAGGTCATGCACCTCCCCAAAACCCCAGAGGAGATGGAGGTTGTGTCTCGTGGGATTGGTGGGCTGGCTCACCACAGAGCTTTCCGGAAAGCAGTTGGTGCAATCGACGGCTGCCACATTTGGATCAAGGCTCCGAGCGGTCCTGATGGTCAGTGCTACAGAAACAGGAAACTgtttccatccatcatccttcagGCAGTTTGTGACCATCAGGCCTGCTTTATCGATGCCTATGTGGGCTGGCCGGGGTCGGTCCACGATTCCAGGGTGCTCCGGCACAGCCCACTGCACAGGCAGTCAGCCTATCCTCCTCATGGGCACTTCATCCTCGCAGATGGAGGGCACCCATGCCTCCAACATCCACTCCCCCTCATCACTCTCTACAAATGGGTGGTTCAACAGCCATCATTCCAGGGCACGCTGCATCATAGAGCGTGCTTTTGGAATGATGAAGGCCAGGTTCAGGGCCATCTTCCTGAAAGCGCTGGAGGTGCACCACACCTTTGTACCTCAtgtaatggtaaatggtctgtatttgatatagcgccttctagagtcctggaacccctcaaggcgctttacaacacaaccagtcattcacacacattcacacactggtggggatga